In the genome of Coregonus clupeaformis isolate EN_2021a chromosome 11, ASM2061545v1, whole genome shotgun sequence, one region contains:
- the LOC121577449 gene encoding semaphorin-4B-like gives MWTISIAQLCFPAFTLLLAYAFVQAAATEDDVTPRLSFTYNAKERSAKRFSVDGVFNYTSLLLSKEDNMLYVGAREELFALNLSDISRVKLQRNLTWSTPERKRDECSFKGKDLQTDCFNYIKILLRVNSTHLYVCGTYAFSPICAYINTADFTLVRSQTGEIVTEDGRSRCPFNPEYKSTAIMADGELYAGTVSNFQGNEPIIYKSLGQGAALKTENSLNWLQDPAFVGSAYIQESLPKGNPVGDDDKIYFFFSEAGKEFDFFDNTIVSRIARVCKGDKGGERVLQKKWTTFLKAQLLCSLPDDGFPFNIIQDMFVLTPSPEDWKNTVFYGVFTSQWYKGASGSSAVCAFTMDQVEKAFNGRYREVNRETQQWYTYNHPIPEPRPGTCITNAARDQGIPSSKHMPDKVLNFVKDHFLMDSVIRSQPLLLKRSVRYTQIAVHRVQVIHKHYNVLFIGTDDGRLHKAINVNNKMHIIEEMVLFTDPQPVEHIELDSEKGLLFVSSYSGLVEVPVANCSNYQSCGECVLSRDPYCAWTGRQCLDVRLAPPDSHWQQDVDEADTSVICNKTQPSPRFAKHPPTRMSSCQVIMIPANTFKVLPCKLRSNLAERKWEYSEGAGHFLYPSPEGGLVVVAHADRQETYECWSVEEGFRQLLANYCVRGEARQESTTLIGHSRTPLVPQEEPIILPGETRSPQINTKTYWNELIVVCALLGFSLVVFSLFVVYRNRDRMKSMLKEGECPNMQQKKPRIVGKPAENLPLNGNSTVPVSVSDHKGYQTLNDNYICNTPPHECSSPDNSKSFSESETRPLNLKESTVEISPTCPRPRVRLGSEIKDSIV, from the exons ATGCAAAGGAGAGATCAGCCAAAAGATTCTCTGTGGATGGAGTCTTCAATTACACCTCTCTGCTCCTCAGTAAGGAAGATAACATGCTCTATGTTGGAGCACGAGAGGAGCTCTTcgccctcaacctctctgatatCAGCAGAGTCAAACTACAACGCAAT cTTACATGGAGCACCCCGGAAAGGAAGAGAGACGAGTGCAGTTTCAAAGGCAAAGACCTACAG ACGGATTGCTTCAATTACATCAAGATTTTACTGCGTGTGAACAGTACCCATCTATACGTGTGTGGAACGTACGCCTTCAGTCCAATCTGTGCATATATA AACACAGCTGACTTCACCCTGGTGAGAAGCCAGACTGGAGAGATAGTGACAGAGGACGGACGCAGCCGCTGCCCTTTCAACCCTGAGTACAAGTCCACTGCCATCATGGCCG ATGGAGAACTGTATGCTGGTACGGTCAGTAATTTCCAAGGAAATGAACCTATCATTTACAAGAGCCTGGGCCAAGGCGCTGCCCTAAAAACAGAAAACTCCTTGAACTGGCTTCAAG ACCCAGCCTTTGTGGGCTCTGCCTACATCCAGGAGAGCCTGCCCAAAGGCAACCCAGTGGGCGATGACGATAAGATTTACTTCTTCTTCAGCGAGGCGGGAAAGGAGTTTGATTTTTTTGACAACACCATTGTGTCACGCATTGCTCGCGTGTGTAAG GGTgacaaaggaggagagagggtgctgCAGAAGAAATGGACCACCTTCCTAAAAGCCCAGCTCCTTTGTTCGCTGCCTGACGATGGCTTCCCCTTCAACATCATCCAGGACATGTTTGTGTTGACGCCCAGCCCAGAAGACTGGAAGAACACCGTGTTCTATGGGGTCTTCACTTCACAGTG GTATAAAGGGGCCTCTGGCAGCTCAGCAGTGTGTGCCTTCACCATGGACCAGGTGGAGAAGGCCTTCAACGGCCGTTACCGGGAGGTCAACCGGGAGACCCAGCAGTGGTACACCTACAACCACCCTATCCCTGAGCCACGGCCTGGAACG TGCATCACTAATGCAGCCCGGGACCAGGGCATCCCCTCCTCCAAGCACATGCCTGACAAGGTACTGAACTTTGTCAAGGACCACTTCCTGATGGACAGTGTGATCCGCAGCCAGCCCCTCCTGCTGAAACGCAGCGTCCGCTACACCCAGATAGCTGTCCACCGGGTCCAGGTCATCCACAAACACTACAATGTGCTCTTCATTGGAACAG ATGACGGGAGACTCCACAAAGCCATTAATGTCAACAACAAGATGCACATCATTGAGGAGATGGTGCTCTTCACTGACCCCCAGCCTGTAGAACACATAGAACTGGACTCtgagaag ggCCTGCTGTTTGTGTCCTCCTACTCTGGCTTAGTGGAGGTCCCTGTGGCTAACTGCTCCAACTACCAGAGCTGTGGAGAGTGTGTCCTGTCCAGAGACCCTTACTGTGCCTGGACAGGGAGGCAGTGCCTGGATGTCAGGCTGGCTCCACCAGATAG CCACTGGCAGCAGGATGTGGACGAGGCAGACACATCAGTTATCTGCAACAAGACACAGCCCAGCCCTCGCTTTGCTAAACACCCACCCACAC GGATGTCTTCATGCCAGGTGATAATGATCCCAGCCAACACATTCAAAGTGCTGCCCTGTAAGCTGCGCTCCAACCTGGCTGAGAGGAAGTGGGAGTACAGTGAGGGTGCAGGTCACTTCCTGTACCCCAGTCCTGAGGGAGGTCTAGTGGTGGTGGCCCATGCTGACAGACAGGAGACCTATGAGTGCTGGTCAGTGGAGGAGGGCTTCAGGCAGCTCCTGGCCAACTACTGTGTGAGAGGTGAGGCCAGGCAGGAGAGTACCACCCTGATCGGCCACTCACGCACCCCTCTTGTCCCCCAGGAGGAGCCAATCATCCTACCCGGAGAGACCCGCTCCCCGCAGATCAACACCAAGACCTACTGGAACGAGCTGATTGTGGTGTGTGCCCTGCTGGGCTTCTCCCTGGTGGTCTTCTCCCTGTTTGTGGTTTACAGGAACCGTGACCGCATGAAGTCCATGCTGAAGGAGGGTGAGTGTCCCAACATGCAGCAGAAGAAACCCAGGATAGTGGGGAAGCCGGCAGAAAACCTGCCTCTGAATGGCAACAGCACAGTGCCAGTGTCGGTGTCAGACCACAAGGGTTACCAGACACTCAATGACAACTACATCTGCAACACGCCGCCACATGAGTGCTCATCACCAGACAACAGCAAGAGCTTCTCGGAGTCAGAGACGAGGCCTCTAAACTTAAAGGAGAGCACTGTCGAGATCTCGCCCACCTGCCCGCGGCCTCGGGTGAGACTGGGCTCAGAGATCAAAGACTCCATTGTGTGA